The Microbacterium esteraromaticum genome contains the following window.
GAAACGGTCACGCCCGCGGGAATGTCGATGGGAAGTCGTCCGATACGCGACATGTCAGATCACCACACGTAGGCGAGAACTTCTCCGCCCACGCCCTTCTGCTCAGCCTGACGGTCGGTGAGAAGACCGGAGGAGGTGGACAGGATGGCAACGCCCAGGCCGCCGAGGACCGAAGGCAGTTCGGTCGACTTCGCGTAGACGCGCAGACCGGGCTTCGACACGCGCTTGATGCCGGCGATGGAGCGCTCACGGTTGGGGCCGTACTTGAGCGACAGGGTGAGGTTGCTGCCGACGCGCGCGTCGGTGACCTCGAAGCCAGAGATGTAGCCCTCCTGCTGGAGGATCTCGGCGATGTTCGTCTTGAGCTTGCTCGACGGCATGGTCACGGAGTCGTGGTGCGCCGAGTTCGCGTTGCGCAGACGGGTCAGCATGTCTGCGACCGGGTCTGTCATCGTCATAGTGATTTTCCTTTGTTCATGAGGTTCCGGCTGCCGTTACACGACAGACGGCCTGCTATGAGCCTTGCCCTGCTGGGCACGCAATCTTCAATTGTACGGGGTGTGGGGAGGGGCGCCGTACAGCTCCCCTCCCCACACCGCCGGATCACGCTGCGGCGTCAGCGGCCTTGAACGGGAAGCCGAGCGCACGCAGCAGAGCGCGGCCCTCGTCGTCCGTCTTGGCCGTGGTGACCACGGTGATGTCGAAGCCGCGGACGCGGTCGATCTTGTCCTGATCGATCTCGTGGAACACGCTCTGCTCCTGGAGACCGAAGGTGTAGTTGCCGTTGCCGTCGAACTGGTCACCCG
Protein-coding sequences here:
- the rpsH gene encoding 30S ribosomal protein S8, whose translation is MTMTDPVADMLTRLRNANSAHHDSVTMPSSKLKTNIAEILQQEGYISGFEVTDARVGSNLTLSLKYGPNRERSIAGIKRVSKPGLRVYAKSTELPSVLGGLGVAILSTSSGLLTDRQAEQKGVGGEVLAYVW